CGCCTGATGCTCGCGCAGGGCCTGGGCCATGATCCCGAAGCGCCGGGTCAGCAGGTTCATCTCGGCGGAGGACGACAGCGGAAGGGTCACGTCGAAGTTGCCTTGGCCGATCTTGTCGGCGGCCTTGACCAGGGCTTCGATAGGGCCGCCGAAGCGCCGGGCGATACCGTGGGCGGTGATGAAACCGATGATCAGCACCGCCAGCCCGACCAGGCCGAGCAGGCCGGCGATCAGCAGGGCGCGATCGCGGGCCTGGTGTTCGATGTCGTTGATATTGTCCAGGGCCTGCTTGTGCTCGCCGATCAGGCCATTGCGCAGGGTATTGAAGCGCTGGGTCAGTTCCGTGTTGCCATTGACCCCCGCCGCGCTTTCGTCGGCCCGCTCGAAGGCTTCGAAGAAGCGCTGGTAGTCCTCACGGGCCTGGACAAACCCGTTGTGCACGTTGTTCTGCCGCTCGTGCACGATGCCTTGGTCGAGCAGGGCCAGGTACTGCTGCCGGGATTCCTCCAGCGCAGTGCGGTCGGGGTGGTGGTTGAGCATGATGATCAACTGGTCGCCCAGGGTCTGGCGCAGCTTGAGGCCCAGGTCCAGGGTGATGAAGTTATTGCGGATCAGCGCTTCCTGGGTCTTGGCCATCTGCATGACGCTGACCAGCCCGAGCAGCAGGCCGAGCAGCGCCACGGTAATCAGCGCCGAGATGCTCAGGAACAGCCGCGTGCGCAGTTTCATCGCCAGCTTCATGCGGGGCGGCTCACAGGTTGTACTGTTTGCGTTTGCGGTACAGCGTCGAGGCGTCGATGCCGAGCGTCCGGGCAGCCTGGTCGAGGGTATCGCTGGTGGCCAGCACCGCGCCGATATGGGCTTTCTCCAGTTCGTCCAGGCTCAGGGCGGCACCGATGCGCGGGGTGTTGTTGGCGGGTTGCTCGGCCATGCCCAGATGGCTGATCTCCACTTTCTCCTGCGGGCAGATGATGCTGGCGCGTTCCACCACGTTGCGCAGTTCGCGGATATTGCCCGGCCAGCGATAGTTGAGCATGGCTTCTCGGGCCTCGTCGCTGAAGCAGCGGCCGGGACGGGCGTATTCCTTGACGAAGCGCGCGAGGAAGCGGTCGGCCAGGGTCAGGATGTCCTCGCTGCGTTCGCGCAGCGGTGGCAGGTGCAGGGTGATCACATTCAGGCGGTACAGCAGGTCCTCGCGAAAGCGCCCCTCGCGCACCATGTCCTCGAGGTTGAGGTTGGTCGCGGCGAGGATGCGCACATCGGCGCGGCGGGTCACCGGGTCGCCGACCCGTTCGTATTCCTTGTCCTGGATGAACCGCAGCAGCTTGGGTTGCAGGGTCAGCGGGAAGTCGCCGATCTCGTCGAGGAACAGTGTGCCGCCATCGGCCTGGTTGACCCGGCCCAGGGTGCTTTCGCTGGCGCCGGTAAAGGCTCCGCGGCTATGGCCGAACAGTTCGCTTTCCATCAGCTCGGCGTTCAGCGACGGGCAGTTGATGGTCACGCAGGATTTCCTGGCGCGCTTGCTCCAGCCATGGATGGCCCGGGCCAGTTCGCCCTTGCCGGTGCCCGATTCGCCGAGGATCAGGATATTGGCGTCGGTGCCGGCCACCTGGCGTGCGGTTTCCAGTACCACTTTCATGGCCGGGCTGTGGGAGTCCAGGCCGTCCTTGGGTTTGCGCACCTCGCCTTCCAGGGCTTCCAGGCGGGCCGAGAGCTGGCGCACTTCCAGTTGCTTGGCGGTGGCCAGGCGCAACTGGTCGGGGCTGCACGGCTTGACCAGATAGTGGGCGGCGCCGGCCTGGATCGCGTCCACCGCGGTATCGACGGCGGAGTGGGCGGTGACGATCACCACGCGCATCCAGGGCGCCTGGATGCGCATCTGCGCCAGTACGTCCAGGCCGTTGTCCTCGCCCAGGCGCAGGTCGAGGAAACACAGGTCGAATACCTGGCGCTGGAGCAGGGCGTCGGCCTGGGCTGCGCTGTTGGCGGTGGCGACGGTATAGCCCTCGTCTTCCAGGCAGTAGCGGAAAGTACGCAGGATTGCGGATTCATCGTCCACCAGAAGGATACGGCCTTGATTTTCCGGTGCTGATTCCATGTCCGCGTCTCCTGAAGTGAGTGATCTTATTTAGTCCCGGAAAAATCGGGCAAGTTGCATGGTCAATCTTGATCGATTCCACCGCGTGCAGGTTAGTCCTCTCCGAGCGTGATTGCTAATCGATTGAAAATAATAGGGTTTATCCGTTTCTAACAGCTTGTCGCGATTTTTTTGCGACTCGTGGATGCCCTGGGCGGCGGTTCCTGAGGTTTTTTCCCGCGTCGTTTCGCCGAGGTTCGTGCAATTCGCACGATGCTCTAACGGGCATCGTGCAGGATGAACGCCGGAAGATCGCAGGATATTCAATTAAGCCATTGTTTTTATTAGGTTTATTTGTAAATAAAAAAGTGGCATGCAGGCTGCAATGATCTCATCAGACTTTTCTGATCGAGCCGTAAGAGCTCAGAACAATGACTCAGGTGGGAGGAGCTTCAGGATGAATCGCCAACGTCTCACTCAATTCTCTGTTTCACCCTTGCGTTTGCAGCAAGGGTTGTTCGCCAGCCTGGCCTTGCTGGTGACCCTGATTGGTGGCCAGCAGTTTGCGCGCTGGGAGCAGGAGCCATCGCAACAGAACACCGCAAGGTTGCCGGTTTATCACAGTACCCAAACCCATTTCAGTGCCGTCAGCACCCGGTTTGCAGATTCCGCCCCGATGTTCCTGACGGAGTCCGACCAGGCTCAGCCTGTGGTCGTGGCTCCGTACCAGGAGCGCTGGGTGTTCTAGGCAGGACGGCTGGCGCGCGAATGCCGGGCCGGCCGGGCAGTACCTCTAAATAGAAGCGTATTAAGGAGAATGACCATGTTGAGCTGGGCAATCACATTCCTGATCATCGCCATCATCGCCGCCGTACTGGGCTTTGGTGGTATCGCGGGCACCGCCACGGGGATCGCCAAGATTCTCTTTGTCGTTTTCCTGGTGATGTTCATCGCTTCCTTCTTCTTTGGCCGCCGCGGTCGAGGCTGAATATGAGCGCTTTCTTCAAACCACTGGCCGCCGCCCTGCTGCTGGGCGGCGCGGCCACGGCGATGGCGGCCAACGACGGTCAGACCCGGGCCAACGAGCTGTTGAACACCGACCCGCAGTACCGCAAGACCTGGCAGGAAGTCATCGAGAAAGAGGAGCGGCTGCCGGAATGGGTGATGAACCTGTCCGGCGACGCAGAACAGATGAACGCGGTGGCGGAAGACGGCGAGCAGTATCTGGTCGGCCCGCTGTGTGAAACCCGCGAGACCTGTCGCAGCCAGCGCCTGATCGTGGCGTTCAGCTTCGACAAGAAAGACGCCTATGCCATGTTGGTCGAGGTGCCGGCGGGCCTGCCCGCGGACAAGTCGCCGACGCGGCACGCCGAGTACCGTTTTCTCGGCAAGCCTGACCCCGGCATGCAGGGCTTGCTCAAGGAGCAGCTGAAAAAGGACCCGAACTGGTACTGAGCAGGCTGGGCGAAAGGTTCGATCATGGAAAGGCAGCGCCTGCGGCCTGCCTTTCCGTTGCACCGCCCCGAGGAGGGGTAGCGCATGACCAGGGGGCCGGGACGTTCTGATCGCTTCAGGATCGGAGTGACCTAGGGGTACAGGGAGTGCCCCCGCAAGGGCCGGGTCAGGCAAAACTGCGACGCAAGCTCGCCAGCCGCCGAGGCTGACGACTTGCGTCGTGTTTATGGCAAAACCTTGTCGCAGAGCGGCGGCATGCCTTTTCAGCGGACGGGGCGCAGCAATGGGGCGAGGTGCTGCTCCAACCGTTTCACGGTGTTTCCTCGCGACCGTACATCGAGAAACTTTTAGCTTTTTCCAGTCGCTACTTCTGCTTCTTCTGTAAGAACTTTCTCTTCTTTCGCAGGTCCTGCCCAACCCGCGCAAAAGCGCTGAATGCCGCCTGAAATGGCCGTTTCACGGTAGATTGCCAGGCCGAAATGTCGCATTCGAACCGGTTGGGACGCCCGTTTTGTTTAGAAAAACTCATGCCGATTCGGCATAGGGTAGGCGTTTACGGCATTAGACGCGCTCCCCTTGCGTCGGAATAGTTGCGCCTTTTTTCGCCTGCACAGAGCTGTAAATGCTTGGTCGGGGTGACCTTATACGGGGGCCGATGCACAGACTTTTCCGCCATTGAGCGTTCCAGTTCGCGCATCAGCCCGAGTCCAACTGAAGTAAGGGTAATGATATGAAGAAGGCAAAACTAAGCCTCGCCTGGCAGATCCTCATCGGTCTGGTGCTGGGGATTGCAATTGGTGCGCTGCTCAACCATTTCAGTGCCGAAAAGGCCTGGTGGATCAGCAACGTCCTGCAACCGGCAGGCGATATCTTTATCCGCTTGATCAAGATGATCGTGATCCCGATCGTGATTTCCTCGCTGATCGTCGGTATCGCCGGCGTGGGCGACGCGAAGAAGCTCGGGCGCATCGGCCTCAAGACCATCATCTACTTCGAAATCGTCACCACCATCGCCATCCTGGTCGGCCTGGTGCTGGCCAACGTGTTCCACCCGGGCGCCGGCATCGACATGAGCACCCTGGGTACCGTGGATATCTCCAAGTACCAGGCGACCGCCGCCGAGGTCCAGCATGAACACGCGTTCATCGAGACCATCCTCAACCTGATCCCATCGAACATCTTCGCGGCCATGGCCCGCGGCGAGATGCTGCCGATCATCTTCTTCTCGGTGCTGTTCGGCCTGGGTCTGTCGAGCCTGCAGGCCGACTTGCGCGAGCCGCTGGTGAAGATGTTCCAGGGCGTCTCGGAAAGCATGTTCAAAGTCACCCACATGATCATGAACTACGCCCCGATCGGCGTATTCGCCCTGATCGCGGTGACCGTGGCCAACTTCGGTTTCGCTTCCCTGCTGCCGCTGGCCAAGCTGGTGATCCTGGTCTACGTGGCCATCGCCTTCTTCGCCTTCGTGGTCCTGGGCCTGATCGCTCGCCTGTTCGGTTTCTCGGTGATCAAGCTGATGCGCATCTTCAAGGATGAGCTGGTGCTGGCTTACTCCACCGCGAGCTCGGAAACCGTGCTGCCACGGGTGATCGAGAAGATGGAAGCCTACGGTGCGCCGAAAGCCATCTGCAGCTTCGTGGTGCCGACCGGCTACTCGTTCAACCTCGACGGTTCGACCCTGTACCAGTCCATCGCGGCGATCTTCATCGCCCAGCTGTACGGCATCGACCTGTCGATCAGCCAGCAATTGCTGCTGGTCCTGACCCTGATGGTCACCTCCAAGGGTATCGCCGGCGTGCCGGGCGTGTCCTTCGTGGTACTGCTGGCGACCCTGGGCAGCGTGGGCATTCCGCTCGAAGGCCTGGCCTTCATCGCCGGTGTCGACCGTGTGATGGACATGGCCCGTACCGCCCTGAACGTAATCGGCAACGCCCTGGCGGTGCTGGTGATCGCGCGTTGGGAAGGCATGTACGACGACGCCAAGGGCCAGCGCTACTGGAACTCCCTGCCGCACTGGCGCAGCAAGGAGCCGCTGCCAAGCGGCGAGATCACCAAGGGCTGAGGCCGTTCCTATATGTAATGTGCAATCGACAAACCCCGGTCAATCCGGGGTTTGTCGTTTCTGTGGGCCCCGCTATCATTCGCCGCATCTTTTGGGGGAATAACTGATGCTCAATGGCCTGTGGCTTGGCTTCTTCATTGTGGCGGCCGTCTCTGCGCTGGCGCAGTGGCTGGTCGGCGGTAACGCCGGGATCTTCGCGGCGATGGTGGAAAGCATCTTCGCCATGGCCAAGCTGTCGGTGGAAGTGATGGTGCTGTTGTTCGGCACCCTGACTCTGTGGCTGGGCTTCCTGCGGATCGCCGAAAAGGCCGGGATCGTCGACTGGCTGGCCAAGGTCCTGGGCCCGCTGTTCACCCGCCTGATGCCGGAAGTGCCGCCAGGGCATCCGGCCATCGGCCTGATCACCCTGAACTTCGCGGCCAACGGCCTGGGCCTGGACAACGCCGCCACGCCGATCGGCCTCAAGGCCATGCGTGCGCTGCAGGACCTCAACCCCAGCGCGACCACGGCGAGCAATGCGCAGATCCTGTTCCTGGTACTCAACGCTTCATCCCTGACCCTGCTGCCGGTGACCATCTTCATGTACCGCGCCCAGCAAGGTGCCGCCGACCCGACCCTGGTGTTCCTGCCGATCCTGCTGGCCACCAGTGCCTCGACCCTGGTCGGCCTGCTGTCGGTCGCGGTGATGCAGCGCCTGCGCCTGTGGGACCCGGTGGTGCTGGCTTACCTGATCCCCGGCGCCCTGGCCCTGGGCGGCTTCATGGCCTTGCTGGCCACGTTGTCGGCCACCGCGCTGGCGTCGCTGTCGTCGATCCTCGGCAACCTCACGCTGTTCGGCCTGATCATGCTGTTCCTGGTGATCGGCGCGTTGCGCAAGGTCAAGGTCTACGAAGCGTTCGTCGAAGGCGCCAAGGAGGGGTTCGATGTCGCCAAGAACCTGCTGCCTTACCTGGTGGCCATGCTCTGCGCGGTCGGTGTGTTGCGGGCCTCCGGTGCGCTGGATTTCGGCCTCGACGGCATTCGCCACCTGGTGGAATGGGCCGGCTGGGACACCCGCTTCGTCGACGCGCTGCCCACGGCCCTGGTCAAGCCCTTCTCCGGCAGCGCCGCGCGGGCGATGCTGATCGAGACCATGCAGAGCCAGGGCGTGGACAGTTTCCCGGCGCTGGCCGCGGCGACCATTCAGGGCAGTACCGAGACCACCTTCTATGTGCTGGCGGTGTACTTCGGTTCGGTGGGTATCCAGCGGGCGCGCCACGCGGTGGGCTGTGCCTTGCTGGCCGAGCTGGCCGGCGTGGTGGCGGCGATTGCGGTGTGCTACTGGTTCTTTGGTTGAGGCGCGGGATGCTATCGCGGGCAAGCCTCGTTCCTACGGATTGCATTCCTGTAGGGGCGAGGCTCGCGAACAACCTCAGCGGGTTCTGATCGTTGGCGCCAGGCGTGTGCCCTGCTTCACCGTCCACTCCACCACTTGCCGGCTCAAGGCGTCTGCCGCCTGACCGAAGCCGGTGACCACCGCCGGGACCCGGGTGTCGTTCAACGGCTGGCGCACCTCGAAGCGCTGGCTGGCGAGAATCTTCTGGTCGTAGCCGCGCACCAGTCGCGCATCCAGGCGGATCACTACGCCCACGGCCTTGCCCTGGTACTCGCTCTGGAACGCCTGCAGGTTGCCGCCCAGTTCCAGGTCGGTCTGCACGTTGCTGTCGTCGGTGCCCAGCAGTTGCACCCGGCCATCGGCGAGGAAACCTTCCAGCAACCGATCGCGCAGCAGCACCGGCGCCGGATCGCTCCAGCGAGCGTCCTTGTAGCTGCTGATCACATCGCCTTGGGGAATGACCGCAATTCTTGCGCTGTTCAGCGCGTCGCTGGCCTGGGGCTTGGTCAGGCGCAGCGACCAGGGCTGTGCGGTGCCCTGGGACCGCGCTGCGGTGCTCTGGGCCGTGGGCAGGCGGTAGATGTCCACCGGCTCGGCCTGGGGCAGGATCGAGCAGGCGCCGCTCAAGGCGAGGCTGGCGATCAGGGCCAACTGGCCGAATGGGCGATAGGCACGCTTCATGGCGTGAACTCCTTGTTCTTGTCACTGCCCAGCAGATAGCCGCTGGGGTTGGCTTCCAGGCGACGGGAAATGGCCCGCAGCGAGCTCAGGGTGTCCCGCAGCTCGCGCACGGCGGGTGCCAGGCCATTGAGGCCCTGGATGCCGTTGTTCAGCGAGTCCTGGTTATCGGTCAGCAATTGGTTGATGGTCGCGCTGCTCTGCTCCAGCGCTTGCATGGCCTGCTCGGCGCTGCCGAACATCTGCTTGCCCTGTTCGTTGAGCAGGCCGTTGGCGTTGCGCATCAGGGCGGTGGTCTGTTCCAGGGTGGCGCTGGCCTGCTTGCCGATGGAGGCCAGTTGCTGCATGGCCTGGCGCACGTCGCCGCGTTGTTCGGCGAGGACGCCGGTGGTCTGCTCCAGGTGTTCGAGGGTGTTGCTGATGCGTTCGACGTTCTCGGGCGAGAAGATGCCGTTGGCGTTATGCAGCAGCAGGTTGACGCTGGTCATCAGGTCGTCGCTGTTGTTCAGCAGGCGGGCGATCGGCGATGGCGAAGCAACGATCAACGGCAGCTTGCCGTCCTTGCCCTGGAGCGTCTGGCTTTGCGGGGTGCCGCCGCTGAGCTGGATGATCGAGGTGCCGGTAATACCGGTCAGCGCCAGCTTGGCCTGGGTGTCTTCCTTGATCGGGGTCTCGCCGCTCAGGCGGATCCGCGCCAGGACGCGACGCGGGTCCTTGGGGTCGAGGCGCAGGCTGACCACGTCGCCGACCTTGATCCCGCTGTACTGCACGGAGCTGCCCTTGGACAAGCCGCTGACGGCCTCGTTGAACACGACCTCGTAGTCCTTGAACTCGGTGTCGACGCTGGACTTGGCCAGCCACAGGCCGAACAGCAAGGCGCCGACCACCACCAGGACGCTGAACAGGCCGATCAATACATGATGGGCTCGGGTTTCCATGTCATACCTCGTTGAGCTGTGTAGCGGCTTGATACGCCGCGCGGCCGCGAGGGCCATGGAAGTACTCGTGAATCCAGGCGTCGTCGGTCTCGGCGACCTGGTCGATGGCATCCGCCACCAGCACCTTTTTCTGCGCCAGCACCGCCACCCGGTCGGTGATGGTGTACAGCGTATCCAGGTCGTGGGTGACCAGGAATACGCTCAGGCCCAAGGCGTCACGCAGGGTCAAAATCAGTTGGTCGAACGCCGCGGCGCCGATCGGATCGAGGCCGGCGGTGGGTTCGTCGAGAAACAGGATGTCCGGATCCAGGGCCAGGGCCCGTGCCAGCGCGGCGCGCTTGATCATGCCGCCGGACAGCGAAGACGGGTATTTGTCGGCCGCCGACAGCGGCAGGCCGGCCAGGGCCAGTTTCACCGCCGCCAGGTGCTCGGCGTCGGCGCGGCTGAAGCCGGCATGTTCGATCAGCGGCAGGGCGACGTTTTCGGTCACGGTCAGCGACGAGAACAGCGCGCCTTTCTGGAACAGCACGCCGAAGCGTCGTTCGATCAGCGAGCGTTCGTGCTCGGCCAGGCTCGGCAGGTTCTGGCCGAACACCCGCACCGAGCCCGCGCTGGGCTGGCGCAGGCCGATGATGCTGCGCAGCAGCACCGATTTGCCGCTGCCCGAGCCTCCGACCACAGCGAGGATCTCGCCCTTGTACAGGTCCAGGTCGAGGTTTTCATGCACGCTCTGCGGGCCGAAGCGGTTGCACAGGCCGCGGACTTCGATCACCGCCTCGGTGGGCGCGCGGGTTGTACGGTTCACCAGCTCATCTCCATGAAGAACAGCGCGGCGACGGCATCCAGGACAATCACCACGAAGATCGATTGCACCACGCTGGACGTGGTATGGGCGCCCACGGACTCGGCGCTGCCGCTGACCTTGAACCCCTCCAGGCAGCCGATGGCGGCGATCAGGAAGGCGAAGATCGGCGCCTTGACCATGCCCACCAGGAAGTGCTGCACGCCGATGTCCGATTGCAGCAGCGCGAGGAACATCGCCGGCGAGATGTCCAGCGACAGGGCGCAGACCACCCCGCCCCCGACTATCCCCGAGAGCATGGCCAGGAAGGTCAGCATCGGCAGTGCCACCAGCAGCGCCAGGACCCGTGGCAGCACCAGCAGCTCCATCGGGTCCAGGCCCAGGGTGCGGATCGCGTCGATCTCTTCGTTGGCCTTCATCGAGCCGATCTGCGCCGTGAAGGCGCTCGCGGTGCGGCCGGCCATGAGGATCGCGGTCAGCAGCACGCCGAATTCACGCAGGAAGGAAAACGCCACCAGGTCGACGGTAAAGATGCTGGCGCCGAAACTCTGCAGCACCGTGGCGCCGAGGAAGGCCACCACGGCGCCGACCAGGAACGTCAGCAAGGCGACGATGGGCGCGGCGTCCAGGCCGGTCTGCTCGATGTGCGCGACCATCGGCGTGATGCGCCAGCGCTTGGGGTGCAGCAGCCCGCGGGCGAGGGTTTCCAGGATCAGGCCGACGAAACCCAGCAGTTTCAGGCTGTCCTGCCAGACACTGTCGACCGCCTTGCCGATCCGCGTCAGCAACTGGATGCCGACCGATACTTCCGGTTCCTTGATCGGCACGCAGAAGTCGGTCAACGAGCAGTAGACGGTCTGCAGCAGCGCACGGTCGGCCGAAGACAGGGTGCAGTCCGGATGCTCGGCGGACTGGCCCAGGCGTTCCGAACCCAACAGCTCCACCAGCAGCGAAGCGCCGGCGGTGTCGAGGGCGCCCAGGCCGTTGAGGTCGATGTGCGTGTTGGCGTCGTACTGCCCGGCGAGCGTCGCACACAGGTGCTTGAGCTCGGTGTAGTGGGCGAGCGTCCAGTCCCCCGACACATGCAGTTGCGAGGGGGTACTCGACATATCCAGGTGGGCCCTGCCGGCCGTCGCGCTAGGGATCATAAGCTCCGTGCTTGTATGGCTTTTACGCAGTGCTACGTAATACCACGATCGGACGATTTTGCCTTGTACTAAGGTGCTGGGTTCGATCCGCTATCGGTGATCTTGAAACGCAGCACGCCGATCACCTGCCCGTCTTCGGTCAGTACCCGGACCTGCCAGTCGCCGGTCGGGTCGCCGGGGAAATTCTGCTTGTGCGACCAGGCGCGGTAGCCTTCCTTGCGTCCGCCGTGGATGTCCAGGGCCACCCGGTCGACCTCTTTACCGTTGAACTGCCAGACGTGATAAATCCGCTCGTCCAGCCCGCGCGGCGCGTTGATCGCGGTGTAGGCATACAGGCCGGCGGAGCGCACGTCGCTGGCGCCGACCTCCTTGAGGCTGTTGCCCGGCGTGCGGTCTTGCAGCTGGGTGCTGATGGCATCCTCGGTGATCCACAACGTCGCCGGCGGTACCCAGGAGCGCAGCAGCCAGCCGGCGCCGCCGATGGCCAGGGTCATGCCCAGCAGCATCAGCGTGCCGCGCAGGGTGCGGATGGGGAAAATCGACGCCAGGCTGGGAAACGACAGCAACATGGCGGTGCCCAGGGCCAGCTTGAAGCTTTGCGCCGTGGTCAGGTGCACAATGATCGGCAGCGCGGTCAGCAGCACGGCGAATAGCGTCAGGGTGTGCAGGGCGAGGAACAGCCAGCGCCGCGGGGCCAGCCACTTGTAGTACAACGGGTCGATGATCGAGATCAGCGCCGCGGCCCCCAG
This portion of the Pseudomonas sp. MRSN 12121 genome encodes:
- a CDS encoding ABC transporter ATP-binding protein, which produces MNRTTRAPTEAVIEVRGLCNRFGPQSVHENLDLDLYKGEILAVVGGSGSGKSVLLRSIIGLRQPSAGSVRVFGQNLPSLAEHERSLIERRFGVLFQKGALFSSLTVTENVALPLIEHAGFSRADAEHLAAVKLALAGLPLSAADKYPSSLSGGMIKRAALARALALDPDILFLDEPTAGLDPIGAAAFDQLILTLRDALGLSVFLVTHDLDTLYTITDRVAVLAQKKVLVADAIDQVAETDDAWIHEYFHGPRGRAAYQAATQLNEV
- a CDS encoding ABC-type transport auxiliary lipoprotein family protein, coding for MKRAYRPFGQLALIASLALSGACSILPQAEPVDIYRLPTAQSTAARSQGTAQPWSLRLTKPQASDALNSARIAVIPQGDVISSYKDARWSDPAPVLLRDRLLEGFLADGRVQLLGTDDSNVQTDLELGGNLQAFQSEYQGKAVGVVIRLDARLVRGYDQKILASQRFEVRQPLNDTRVPAVVTGFGQAADALSRQVVEWTVKQGTRLAPTIRTR
- a CDS encoding inhibitor of vertebrate lysozyme family protein; this translates as MSAFFKPLAAALLLGGAATAMAANDGQTRANELLNTDPQYRKTWQEVIEKEERLPEWVMNLSGDAEQMNAVAEDGEQYLVGPLCETRETCRSQRLIVAFSFDKKDAYAMLVEVPAGLPADKSPTRHAEYRFLGKPDPGMQGLLKEQLKKDPNWY
- a CDS encoding ABC transporter permease, producing the protein MIPSATAGRAHLDMSSTPSQLHVSGDWTLAHYTELKHLCATLAGQYDANTHIDLNGLGALDTAGASLLVELLGSERLGQSAEHPDCTLSSADRALLQTVYCSLTDFCVPIKEPEVSVGIQLLTRIGKAVDSVWQDSLKLLGFVGLILETLARGLLHPKRWRITPMVAHIEQTGLDAAPIVALLTFLVGAVVAFLGATVLQSFGASIFTVDLVAFSFLREFGVLLTAILMAGRTASAFTAQIGSMKANEEIDAIRTLGLDPMELLVLPRVLALLVALPMLTFLAMLSGIVGGGVVCALSLDISPAMFLALLQSDIGVQHFLVGMVKAPIFAFLIAAIGCLEGFKVSGSAESVGAHTTSSVVQSIFVVIVLDAVAALFFMEMSW
- a CDS encoding MlaD family protein, encoding METRAHHVLIGLFSVLVVVGALLFGLWLAKSSVDTEFKDYEVVFNEAVSGLSKGSSVQYSGIKVGDVVSLRLDPKDPRRVLARIRLSGETPIKEDTQAKLALTGITGTSIIQLSGGTPQSQTLQGKDGKLPLIVASPSPIARLLNNSDDLMTSVNLLLHNANGIFSPENVERISNTLEHLEQTTGVLAEQRGDVRQAMQQLASIGKQASATLEQTTALMRNANGLLNEQGKQMFGSAEQAMQALEQSSATINQLLTDNQDSLNNGIQGLNGLAPAVRELRDTLSSLRAISRRLEANPSGYLLGSDKNKEFTP
- a CDS encoding nucleoside recognition domain-containing protein; this encodes MLNGLWLGFFIVAAVSALAQWLVGGNAGIFAAMVESIFAMAKLSVEVMVLLFGTLTLWLGFLRIAEKAGIVDWLAKVLGPLFTRLMPEVPPGHPAIGLITLNFAANGLGLDNAATPIGLKAMRALQDLNPSATTASNAQILFLVLNASSLTLLPVTIFMYRAQQGAADPTLVFLPILLATSASTLVGLLSVAVMQRLRLWDPVVLAYLIPGALALGGFMALLATLSATALASLSSILGNLTLFGLIMLFLVIGALRKVKVYEAFVEGAKEGFDVAKNLLPYLVAMLCAVGVLRASGALDFGLDGIRHLVEWAGWDTRFVDALPTALVKPFSGSAARAMLIETMQSQGVDSFPALAAATIQGSTETTFYVLAVYFGSVGIQRARHAVGCALLAELAGVVAAIAVCYWFFG
- the algB gene encoding sigma-54-dependent response regulator transcription factor AlgB, with translation MESAPENQGRILLVDDESAILRTFRYCLEDEGYTVATANSAAQADALLQRQVFDLCFLDLRLGEDNGLDVLAQMRIQAPWMRVVIVTAHSAVDTAVDAIQAGAAHYLVKPCSPDQLRLATAKQLEVRQLSARLEALEGEVRKPKDGLDSHSPAMKVVLETARQVAGTDANILILGESGTGKGELARAIHGWSKRARKSCVTINCPSLNAELMESELFGHSRGAFTGASESTLGRVNQADGGTLFLDEIGDFPLTLQPKLLRFIQDKEYERVGDPVTRRADVRILAATNLNLEDMVREGRFREDLLYRLNVITLHLPPLRERSEDILTLADRFLARFVKEYARPGRCFSDEAREAMLNYRWPGNIRELRNVVERASIICPQEKVEISHLGMAEQPANNTPRIGAALSLDELEKAHIGAVLATSDTLDQAARTLGIDASTLYRKRKQYNL
- the gltP gene encoding glutamate/aspartate:proton symporter GltP; this encodes MKKAKLSLAWQILIGLVLGIAIGALLNHFSAEKAWWISNVLQPAGDIFIRLIKMIVIPIVISSLIVGIAGVGDAKKLGRIGLKTIIYFEIVTTIAILVGLVLANVFHPGAGIDMSTLGTVDISKYQATAAEVQHEHAFIETILNLIPSNIFAAMARGEMLPIIFFSVLFGLGLSSLQADLREPLVKMFQGVSESMFKVTHMIMNYAPIGVFALIAVTVANFGFASLLPLAKLVILVYVAIAFFAFVVLGLIARLFGFSVIKLMRIFKDELVLAYSTASSETVLPRVIEKMEAYGAPKAICSFVVPTGYSFNLDGSTLYQSIAAIFIAQLYGIDLSISQQLLLVLTLMVTSKGIAGVPGVSFVVLLATLGSVGIPLEGLAFIAGVDRVMDMARTALNVIGNALAVLVIARWEGMYDDAKGQRYWNSLPHWRSKEPLPSGEITKG
- a CDS encoding DUF1328 domain-containing protein, which codes for MLSWAITFLIIAIIAAVLGFGGIAGTATGIAKILFVVFLVMFIASFFFGRRGRG
- a CDS encoding DUF5924 family protein, which translates into the protein MPNLTHLIQRILELMQRYPGVIALGGFISGVGSFILVDRQQSLASWIAVIMLVSWVWLMLENSLTELFARIFKREIPQPLLRYATQMIHQESLFFVLPFFFVTTAWNSGQLVFTGLLGAAALISIIDPLYYKWLAPRRWLFLALHTLTLFAVLLTALPIIVHLTTAQSFKLALGTAMLLSFPSLASIFPIRTLRGTLMLLGMTLAIGGAGWLLRSWVPPATLWITEDAISTQLQDRTPGNSLKEVGASDVRSAGLYAYTAINAPRGLDERIYHVWQFNGKEVDRVALDIHGGRKEGYRAWSHKQNFPGDPTGDWQVRVLTEDGQVIGVLRFKITDSGSNPAP